In the Hordeum vulgare subsp. vulgare chromosome 7H, MorexV3_pseudomolecules_assembly, whole genome shotgun sequence genome, one interval contains:
- the LOC123410541 gene encoding disease resistance protein RGA5-like, protein MEVAAGAMGPVIRKLGELLVRECNLKKRVKKGVKSLLTELEIMHAVLRKVGEVPSDKLEEPVRIWAGKVRDLSCDMEDAVDDFMVRVDEGSSSKPTDMRSRVKKFLKKTATLFGKGKALHQICNAIEEAQDLSKELADLHKKYELDMCSTSNGATTDPRVLALHKHVGELVGIEHTRDELVKTLICEDRSPEEQLKTLSIVGAGGLGKTTLTKAVYEKIKAQFDCAAFVPVGQKPDIPKVFKDLLYGLDKVKFKDIHNTTKGENLLIEDITEFLVDKRYLIVIDDIWEEDIWKYIECALYKNKLQSRVITTTRNVSVSEACLNSTNGTIHRMRPLSDEDSQILFHRRIFQSEEKCPEDFQIVSRDILRKCGGVPLAIITIGSLLVSGHRIKQKDEWMHVHNSMGRGVTQGGVVKDMKGILSLSYYDLPPYLKPCLLYLSIFPEDFEIEREWLIWRWLAEGFIQCDKKENRLFEIGESYFNELLNRSLIQPAEINWEGTVVTFRIHDMVLDLICSLSSEENFISILDNDEWHAPNLQRKFRRLSLHNINANVQNQQFDSTSLSKVRTFAVFSPVTCDWLPSLSSFQFLRVLDLGNCGSQESSSGISLKYVGNLIHLRYLGLRNVDVQELPLDIGKLQLLQTLDIRGTRIQKLPASVVQLANLMCLRINDDLVLPRGMGNLTSLEVLGRVRLSPSPHIAKELSHLTELRTFSINCVNMDGDLIDILIKSLGNLQKLHNLRIDRSGSLIDCMRESWVPPPHLRSFESWGFFENAWFSILPKWVNSTSLPHLSTLVIEVKELQGDDLQIIGMLPALRLLRLAAKHVMGTLVVRADAFPSARYCMFWGFPTSPCLFPPGAIPRVQYLVFCVSARSIASGEVDCSMGHFPSLEQVQVDLLLENSSDEEKGTAKTLLGRAAEAHPKHPTIEID, encoded by the exons ATGGAGGTTGCTGCTGGGGCCATGGGCCCTGTCATCCGTAAGCTCGGCGAGCTGCTCGTCCGAGAATGCAACCTCAAGAAGCGAGTAAAGAAAGGCGTAAAATCTCTCCTAACAGAGCTGGAGATTATGCACGCCGTACTTCGCAAGGTTGGCGAGGTGCCGTCGGACAAGCTCGAGGAGCCGGTCCGGATTTGGGCTGGCAAGGTGAGAGACCTCTCTTGCGACATGGAAGACGCTGTTGACGACTTCATGGTGCGTGTGGATGAGGGTTCAAGCAGCAAGCCAACGGACATGAGGAGTCGAGTCAAAAAGTTCCTCAAGAAGACCGCCACACTGTTTGGCAAGGGCAAAGCACTTCATCAAATCTGTAATGCCATCGAAGAAGCTCAAGATCTTTCCAAGGAGTTGGCGGACCTGCATAAAAAATACGAGCTTGACATGTGTAGCACTAGCAATGGTGCTACCACTGACCCACGTGTGTTAGCTTTGCACAAACATGTAGGGGAGCTTGTAGGCATTGAACACACAAGAGATGAGCTTGTCAAAACATTGATTTGTGAGGACAGGAGTCCTGAGGAGCAATTGAAGACACTCTCTATTGTCGGTGCTGGTGGGCTGGGCAAGACAACCCTAACCAAAGCAGTTTATGAGAAGATCAAAGCCCAATTTGATTGTGCGGCTTTTGTCCCGGTGGGTCAGAAACCAGATATCCCAAAAGTTTTCAAGGACTTGCTCTATGGCCTTGACAAAGTAAAGTTCAAGGACATTCATAATACAACAAAGGGTGAAAATCTGCTCATCGAGGATATCACTGAATTTCTTGTGGATAAGAG GTACCTCATCGTAATCGACGATATATGGGAAGAAGACATATGGAAATATATAGAATGTGCTCTCTATAAAAATAAACTCCAGAGTCGGGTAATCACAACAACCCGTAATGTGAGTGTGTCTGAAGCATGTCTCAATTCCACTAATGGCACAATTCATAGAATGAGACCtctttctgatgaagactcgcaAATACTCTTCCATAGAAGAATATTTCAAAGCGAGGAGAAATGTCCAGAAGATTTTCAGATAGTATCAAGAGATATATTGAGGAAATGTGGTGGTGTACCATTAGCCATCATTACAATAGGTAGTCTTCTGGTTAGTGGCCATAGGATAAAGCAaaaggatgaatggatgcatgtgcACAATTCGATGGGCCGTGGAGTTACACAAGGTGGTGTTGTGAAGGACATGAAAGGGATATTATCACTCAGCTATTATGATTTGCCTCCTTATCTGAAGCCTTGTTTATTATATCTAAGCATCTTTCCTGAAGACTTTGAGATTGAGAGAGAGTGGTTGATATGGAGGTGGCTTGCTGAAGGTTTTATCCAGTGTGACAAAAAAGAAAACAGGCTGTTTGAGATTGGAGAGAGCTACTTTAACGAGCTATTGAATAGGAGCTTGATCCAGCCAGCAGAAATCAATTGGGAAGGAACGGTAGTAACTTTCCGTATACATGATATGGTGCTTGATCTTATCTGCTCACTGTCAAGTGAAGAGAATTTTATCTCCATATTGGATAATGATGAGTGGCATGCACCTAATCTGCAAAGGAAATTTCGCAGGTTATCACTTCATAATATCAATGCAAATGTTCAAAACCAACAGTTTGATAGCACTAGCCTGTCAAAAGTGAGGACCTTTGCTGTTTTCTCTCCTGTTACCTGTGATTGGTTGCCATCTCTCTCAAGCTTCCAATTTTTACGCGTGCTAGATCTTGGAAATTGTGGCAGCCAAGAAAGCAGCTCTGGTATCAGCCTCAAGTATGTAGGAAATTTAATTCACCTAAGGTACCTAGGGCTAAGGAATGTTGATGTTCAGGAACTCCCATTGGACATAGGCAAATTGCAGCTTTTGCAGACATTGGATATAAGAGGCACTAGGATACAAAAATTACCTGCAAGTGTTGTTCAGCTCGCAAATTTGATGTGCCTACGTATCAACGACGACTTGGTGCTGCCAAGAGGAATGGGGAACTTGACGTCCCTTGAAGTGCTGGGCAGAGTAAGATTATCCCCGTCTCCTCACATTGCGAAAGAGTTGAGTCATCTGACAGAGCTTAGGACATTCAGTATTAACTGTGTTAACATGGATGGGGATCTGATTGATATATTAATCAAGTCTCTAGGGAACCTGCAGAAATTGCATAATTTGCGTATTGATCGTAGTGGCAGTTTGATAGATTGCATGCGTGAAAGCTGGGTGCCCCCTCCACACCTCCGTAGTTTTGAGTCATGGGGTTTCTTTGAAAATGCGTGGTTCTCGATACTTCCAAAGTGGGTTAACTCAACGTCGCTTCCCCACCTCTCCACCCTGGTCATAGAAGTGAAAGAACTGCAAGGGGATGACCTTCAGATCATCGGAATGTTGCCTGCTCTTCGGCTTCTGCGACTTGCTGCAAAACACGTGATGGGAACGTTGGTTGTGAGGGCCGATGCATTCCCATCTGCGAGATACTGCATGTTCTGGGGGTTTCCGACGTCGCCGTGCCTTTTTCCGCCTGGAGCTATCCCAAGGGTTCAATACCTTGTGTTCTGTGTCTCTGCACGGTCGATCGCGAGTGGTGAGGTTGACTGCAGCATGGGGCACTTCCCTTCTCTCGAGCAGGTCCAGGTTGATCTATTGCTTGAGAATTCCAGCGATGAAGAGAAGGGGACGGCCAAGACTTTGCTGGGGCGCGCAGCAGAAGCCCATCCTAAACATCCCACCATTGAAATCGATTAG